A genomic segment from Triticum dicoccoides isolate Atlit2015 ecotype Zavitan chromosome 1A, WEW_v2.0, whole genome shotgun sequence encodes:
- the LOC119284450 gene encoding NADH--cytochrome b5 reductase 1-like, giving the protein MEFLQGQSTETTVAVAVAVVAVAAGAGFLLLRSKKPKGCLDAENFKEFKLVQKRQISHNVAKFKFALPTPTSVLGLPIGQHISCRGQDATGEEVIKPYTPTTLDSDIGYFELVIKMYPQGRMSHHFREMKVGDYMSVKGPKGRFKYQPGQVRAFGMIAGGSGITPMFQVTRAILENPNDNTKIHLIYANVTYDDILLLEELDNMAKNYPDRFKIYYVLNQPPEVWDGGVGFVSKEMIQAHCPAPAADIQVLRCGPPPMNKAMAANLDDLGYTKEMQFQF; this is encoded by the exons ATGGAGTTCCTGCAGGGGCAGAGCACGGAGACCACGGTGGCCGTCGCGGTCGCCGTCGTCGCCGTGGCCGCCGGCGCCGGATTCCTCCTCCTCCGCAGCAAGAAACCCAAGG GCTGCTTGGATGCTGAGAATTTCAAAGAGTTTAAACTCGTGCAGAAGAGACAGATCAGTCATAATGTGGCCAAGTTCAAATTTGCTCTCCCGACACCTACTTCTGTGTTGGGCCTTCCAATTGGCCAACATATAAGCTGCAG AGGGCAGGATGCTACTGGTGAGGAAGTAATCAAGCCTTATACTCCGACAACACTGGATTCTGATATTGGATACTTTGAGCTTGTTATAAAG ATGTATCCCCAAGGAAGAATGTCCCATCATTTTCGTGAGATGAAAGTTGGTGACTACATGTCTGTGAAGGGACCAAAG GGCCGTTTCAAGTACCAGCCTGGGCAAGTGAGAGCATTTGGAATGATAGCTGGAGGATCAGGCATTACACCAATGTTCCAA GTCACAAGGGCAATTCTTGAGAACCCAAACGACAATACAAAAATTCACTTGATCTACGCTAATGTCACATATGACGACATTCTTCTGCTG GAAGAACTGGACAATATGGCTAAAAACTATCCTGATCGCTTCAAGATCTACTATGTCCTGAATCAG CCACCTGAAGTCTGGGATGGTGGTGTTGGGTTTGTGTCAAAGGAAATGATCCAAGCTCACTGCCCAGCGCCTGCCGCCGACATTCAG GTATTGAGATGCGGGCCTCCTCCGATGAACAAAGCCATGGCTGCAAACCTGGATGACCTTGGCTACACCAAGGAGATGCAGTTCCAGTTCTAG